The DNA window TTTCGTTCCTGAAGGTGCCGGAGGGGAAGCGTGACGAACCAAGAATCGGTTTCCACCTAGGGACTGCCGGTATCCAGCGGCCCCGGTCGGGTGACCAAGGCCGGCCCGGAGGGCAACTCGACCTGTTCTGCGTCGAGCGCAGTCAGGAGCATCATGGCCGATGTCAATCGTCCCGCTGATCTAGGGTGACCTGGTGCCTTCGAAACCCGTGACAACCGTCCTGTTCGATTTCGCTTGGACCCTGTTCGCCAGGGACCCCAACCGCTGGGTCGGCAGCGCGGCGGCCTTGATCGGCCGGGAGGTGGCCGCCGGTGAGGCGGAGCGGATCGCCTCGGATTTCGCTGAGTTGCTGCGGACGACGGCTACGGACCCTGCTCACATCGCCCGGGACTTGGACCCACAGGTGTGGGACCGGGCGATTCTGGCTGTCCTGCAGCAAATCCGTGGGGTGGACTTGCCGTTTGCGCGAGCCCTGCACGAAACGCGCGCCGAAGCGCTGGCGCCGTACGCGGACACGGCGTCCACTCTCGCCGCGCTGAGTGCCCGCGGTATTCGCCTTGGCGTGGTCAGCAACGTGGGCTGGGACATTCGCATCTGCTTTGCGAGGCACGGGCTTGACCGCTACATCGATGCATTCGTTCTTTCCTACGAGGTCGGCTTCGTCAAACCTGATGTACGGATCTGGCGCACCGCAGTCGAAGCCCTGGCGGCACAGCCAGATCGAACGTTGATGGTTGGCGATCATCCCGGATGCGACGGCGGTTCCGTGGCCGTCGGCATACCGGCCCTGGTGCTGCCGATGGTGAGTTCGCCAGCGCAGCTTCGCGGGTTCGATCAGGTGCTGGCGTTGGCCGGAATCTGAAGCCGGTTCGGTTCCTGGTTTGTCGAGGTTGCCCGATGCGCTTCGGGAAAGATCTCCGATTCTTCCAGCATGAAGTCGAGCCGAAGGCAGTCAAGAACCGGATGCACTTCGATATCCACGTCGGCGGCGGCCGGCACGAGCCGTTGGAGGTGCGCTGGCCGCGGGTCCAGGCGATCGTCGACAAACTGGTGGCAGCAGGCGGGACCGCTCCGGGTCGACGCACCGGACGGTGCCCCTGACCATGTGACGATGGCCGACCCAGAGGGCAACGAGTTCGACGTCCTTTAGGCCCGTTCGGCCGGGCTGCTGGCCAAGCCGTAGCCGTCGACAGCGTCACGCAGGTCCTGATACCGATGTGTCACGCAGGTCCCGAGACCGGACACCGCCGGCAGCCGGCTGTCCTACTCCGCTTGATGGGTTACGCGGTGGCGGGTTCGCTGGCTACCGACTGTGCGGCGGGTCGGAGGCCCTCGATCGACGGCCCGACGCTAACCCACGAGGCTCTTGGTCATGACGTGCTCGCGGCGTACTCCGTCGGGCATGAGGTCGCCGAGTTCACCCGTGTCACGGAAGCCGTTCCGTTGGTAGAGGGTCCAGGCGTTCTTGTTGCCCTCTACAACGGCCAGCCGCAGCGTCCGCGCGCCCACCAGCCGAGCCCACTGCTCGACCGCCCGCACGAGGTGGTCGCCCACGCCTTGGCCACGTCCCACAGGTGCCACGTACATCGAGATCAGCTCCACGACTCCGTCGTGGTCGGTCGGCACCCCGCTGGCCATCCCGACGGGTTGCCCGTCGAGCATCGCCAGGATGTTGTACGAGCCGGGGATGGCCAGTCGCCCGCGCCAGCGTTCCTCGCGGTCGCCGTCGCCCTGCCAGTCCGCCAGCTGGGAACCGAAGGCGTACCCGGCCTCCGCCAGCGCAGCGAGCCGCAGTTCCCGCCACATCTTCCAGTCGCCCTCGCCGAGAGCACGTGTATCGATCATGCGGAGAGGGTTTCGCAGGCGTGGCGAGCAGGCAACCCGGTATCTGGTGACGCGGTGTGACGACCAGGTGGCCCTGTTGGACGGCGGACTGTCACCTGTCATCCGACACCGATCCGTAGCGCATCAGCTGGAGCCCGACACCGCCGGCAGCCGGCCGGATAGGCGGTATTGGTGAGTCGTAGCCGGCGCTTCGTCTGTACATGTCGCTCGTCTCGTGGGCCTACGAGGTCTCTCGCCAGAACCTTTCGGGCACGCTGCCTCGCCGGTGAGCTCATGTTCAGGGTGTCGCCCTGAAGGCCCGGACGCTTACCGCAGCTGCCGGTGACGACGGGCCCCTGTTGGAGGCAGCCGCGATTCTTCACGATGTCGGCTACGCACCTCACCTAGCTAAGACAGGCTTTCATCCGCTGGACGGCGCAATCTATCTTCGAGGCTTGGACGCGCCCGATCGCGTGGTCCACCTGGTAGCGCATCACTCCTGTGCTGTTAGGGAGGCTCGTCTACGTGGGCTCGACGGACACCTGGCCGCCTTTCATGACGAAGAAGGTCCGGTGAGAGACGCGCTTTGGATGTGCGACCTCACCACGACGCCCGACGGAGAGCCTACGGACTTTGCGGACCACCACCTGGCGCAAGTCGATCAACCGCTGCTGGTTCGACCCCAAGATCTGGCGATCGGCCGTCACGGCGGCCGGCATCGTGCCGTCGAGATCGACCGGCATGCACGCGCTGCGGCACTTCTACGCCTCGGCGCTGCTCGACGCGGGGGAGAGCATCAAGGCCCTCGCCTCCTACCTCGGCCACTCCGACCCCGGATTCACCCTTTGGGTGTACACGCACCTCATGCCGGCCAGCGAGGAACGCACCCGCAACGCCATCGACCGACTGTTCCGGCCCCGGGTGCTTGACGGCCCAGAGACGGCCTGAGGTGGGAGAGTGGCCGTCTTCCCCCAGCTCGCGCCCATGCTCTCACCAGAATCCGGCGTACAGGTCGACTCGTCCGTCGCCCACCAGGTCAGCCGCCGTCATAAGCACCGACAGGTGGCCTGCCCGAGCACGCACGCCGACCTCGACCATCTGGCGCGTGCCGCCGGTCGCGATCACGCCTGTGGGTACGCCCGAGAATCCGAGCCCCTCTGGTGGGGGAGAGGAATCCCCCCAGGAGGGGAGGCGTGATGCCACCCGCGTCAATGATCTTGGTGGTATGAGAGTTCACGCCAGCCCTCGTTGGGCGTACGGCACGTTCGCGTGGTTGCTGCTCTTCGTCGTCTCCCACGTGGTCGTGGTGTTCCTGCCCGGCGACGATCCGACCGGCGACGGACCCTGGAGTTTCAGGGCGTACGTGATCTTCAACATCGTTCTCATCCTCATGTCGGCCGTCGGGGCGGCTGTCGTTGTCGCCACCGTCCGGCCCTGGGGTCGACGCGTCCCGCGATGGATGCTCCTCACGCCGCTGTGGTTCGGCAGCGCGCTGCTCGTCGTCCGGGGGGTTCCCGGGATGGTCGAGAACCTGCTCATGGCTACCGGCAACCGCGGCGGCTTCGTGGGGAGGGACGACATCTCCACGGCTGAGTTCTGGGCCGGGATCGGCATCAACACCTATTTCTTCGTGGGCGCGGTGCTGCTCGTCGTGACAACGGTCTCCTACGTCCGCCGATCACGGGGAGCCGGTGTCCGCACAGGACGGTCGGGTCCGGATCCGGTATGAGACGGCCGCGACACACAGGGCCCACCCGTAGCCCCCGGTCCGCCCCACCGCCAGGCGCGCCCGCTCGGGCAGCCGACGAGCTGCCTTCCCCCTAGCGAGGGAGCGTGATCCCGCAGCCGGGTGAGGCGCCGCGTCGAGGCGCGGTGACATCGTCGGCCCATGGGACGATCGGGACAACGGGGATACACCGAAGTGCGACGAGGCGGCACGGCTCAGGGCGCCGCCCGGACACCCTCCGGCGCAACGGCGCTGCGCACACCACCGCCGCCACCCTGGGCGCGCCGCGCGGGGCACGTCGCCTGGGTCGCCCCCATCCTCGGCTTCATCCCGCTGCACATCCCATGGATTCTCGGCATCCCGCTGTTCGCCCATCCCGATCCGTTCCGCGAGTGGTACCACGGTCGCGGACCGGGCGTGGGGGACCACCCGGTCGACGGGTTGCTCGGCCTGCCTGCCGGCGCGCTCTATCTCACCGTCCTGTGCGTCCTGGCCGGACTCGGCGGAGTGCTGGCCCTCGGACTCATCAGCGACTGGGGTCTGATCTTCCCGCGCTGGATACCGGTGCTGCGTGGACATCGGGTGCCACGATGGCTGCCGTTGACGCCGACCGTCCTGGGATCCGCGTTGATGATCGGTTACGTGGCGACGCTGCCCTGGCAGCTCGCGGCCGAACTCGCCGACACCAACCCGGAGGACGACATCTTCACCGCCACCGGTGTCCTCCTCGGCCTGCCGCTGCTGCTGGCGTGGGCGATCGCCCTGCCCGTCGCCGGCTGGTCCTACTACCGCCGCACCCGGGCCCCACGCCGATTGCCCGCCGGGAAAACCCGTTGCGCGTGACCCGGCGCCGGATGTCTGGTTGATCGGCCGCCGGTACCGGAGGGAACGTGCCATGTCGCTACCCGCCCCCACGCTGCACACCACTCGCCTGAGACTGCGTCCGTTCGACGACGCGGATGCGGACGACCTCTTCGCGCTGCACAGCAGCCCCTACGTGTTGCGCTACTGGGACTCGCCCCCGTGGAGCGAACGTGTGCGCGCCGAGCGGTTCATCGCGGCCTGCCGGCAGATGGCCGAGGGGGGCACCGGGGCGCGGCTGGCCGTGGATCGTGACTCCGACGGGGCGTTTCTCGGCTGGTGCGGCCTGAGCCGGTGGAATCCGGACTACCGCAGCGCATCGCTGGGCTACTGCTTCGACGACGCGGCGTGGGGCCACGGCTACGCGACGGAGGCCGCGCGCGCTCTGCTCGGATGGGCGTTCGACACGCTGGACCTGAATCGCGTCCAGGCCGAGACCGATACCCGCAACGCGGCATCCGCCCGGGTGCTGGAGAAGCTCGGGTTCGTGCGGGAGGGGACGTTGCGGGAGGACTGCGTCGTGAACGGCGAGGTCTCCGACTCGTGGGTCTACGGGCTGATCAGGCGGGAGTGGCGGCCGCCGTCCTGAGCGGGGGCCGGTAGCCCCTGCGGTGCCCGGGCCGGGGGCCGGGCGGGCGAGCGGCGGGACAGCAGGTATCCGGTCAGCGCGGCGGCAACCCCGGCCAGCCCGGCCGCCGCGAAACCGCCCGCCGGCACGGAGGCGCTGATCGCCACCCCGGCCACGGGGGATCCGAGCGCGAACCCGGCGCTCAGCGCCGAGGACTGCAGGCCGGTCGCCTCGCCGCGCACGCCGGCCGGCGCCAGCCGGCTCACCGCGTGGGCCACCGCGGAGAGGGTCGGCGCGGCGAGCAGCCCCGCTGCGGCGCCGGCCACACACAGCCAGGGCCAGGTGTGGGCCAGGCCGGCGGGAACGGTCGCCAGCCCGAGCAGGCCGAGCAGCAGCCAGGTGGGCAGTGGCCGGGGGAACACGCCGTACGCCAGCCCGCCGGCGATGGAGGCCACGCCGTAGGTGGCCACGACCACGGCGGCCCAGGGCACCTGGCCGGCGTGTTCGAGGGTGGCGACGATGGCCAGGTCGGTGCCGCTGAGCACCATCGTGGCGCCGAAGGCCATCACCAGCACGGCGATCAGGCGGGGGTCCAGCCACTCCCGGCGACGGGGGCGGTCGAGCGTTCCGGCGTCCGCCTCGTCGTCGGCACGCAGCGGCGGGTCGAGCAGGGCGAGCCCCGCGCCACCCGCCGCGATGGCGGCACCGACGCCCCAGGCCACCACGCCCGGGGAGACCTGCGCCGCCAAGAAGATCACGATCGGCGGGCCCACCACGTACGAGAGTTCGCCCTGCACCGATTCCAGCGCGAACGCCGCCCGCCGCAGTCCCGCCGTCGTCATGGCGGCGATCGACTGCCTGGTCACGAGCTGAGCCGGCACCATCAGCAGACCGGCGGCGAAGGCGGCGCCCACCAGGATCCCGTACGGCAGGAGCGGCACGCTCAGCCAGAACACGACCTGCAGGACGACGGTGGTCAACAGCACGACACGCGCGCCGCGCCGGTCGATCATGCGGCCGAGCAGCGGCCCGCCCAGCGCCACCCCGGCGGTCAGGGCCGCCGCGACGCCACCCGCGGCCGCGTAGCTGAGGTCCAGCCCCAGCACGACGTACAGGGTCAGCGCCATCACGTCGGCGGTGATCGCGACGCGGGCGAGCAGCGAGACGCCCAGCAGCGCTGCCATCCCCGGCACGGTGAGCACCTGTCGGTATCCGGTCACCCTGCGACGCTAGATCCGCCGCCGAGCCATAGGAAGTGGCGAGTTTGCTGGCACCACCATAATGATTGGTTATGGCCAGGGACCTGGAGACCGCGTTGCTGCGGTCGTTCGTGACCGCCGTCCGGGCGGGCAGCATCAGTCGGGCCGCCACCGCGCTCGGCCACACCCAGCCCGCGCTCAGCCAGCAGTTGCGCAAGCTCGAGAGGGTCGTCGGCCGCCCGTTGCTCAACCGGTCGCCGGCCGGCGTCTCGCCCACCCGGGCGGGTGAGGAGCTGCTGCCGTACGCCGAGCGCATCCTGTCGCTCTCCGCGCAGGCACTCACCGAAACCGGGCGCGCGCTCACCGGGCACTGCGTCGTCGGGTTGCTCGAAGACCTGGCCGCGTCACAACTTCCGCAGGCACTCGCCGACCTCGCCCGGCTGCACCCCGGCGCCACGCTGGAGGTGCTCAGCATCTCCAGCGCCGCGATGCGGGAGGCCTACGACGCGGGCCGCGTCCAACTCGTGCTCGACGCGCTGCCGGACCTTCCCGGGCCGCCCCGCTGGACCGTGCGCCGCCCGCTGGTCTGGGCGATCGGCCAGGGCGTGGACGTGGCCGCCGATCCGCTGCCGGTGGTGCTGTTCTCGAACCCGTGCTCCTGGCGTACCTCGGTGCTGGAGACGTTGCAACGTACCGATCGGCGCTGGCGGGTGACGTTCGAGAGCAACAGCCTGCTCGGTGTGCTCGCCGCGGTACGGGCCGGGCTCGGCGTCGCGGCGCTCATGCCCGCGAACCTCGAACCGGTCATGGCCTGCCACGACGCGGCCGCCCTGCCCGCCCTGCCGGACGTCGAGTTCGGCCTCGCCCGGCACCCCCGGAACGAGGGTGACCCGCTGGTCGATGCCGTGGAGACCGCGCTGCGACGCACGATCTGAGTGTCGCCGGCGTGACGCGGGTCTCCCTCGGCAATCCCGCGGGGCGGATCACCACGGGAATCCGGCGTACCGTCTACTCGTCCGTCGCCCCGCGCGCCGGATGTCCGATTCGACCAACCGGCGGGACGGCCGTCCCAGGGGCCGCCGGAAGCGGAACTTGTCGGGACGCAACTAGGATCGTGGGGTGGTTCGGGCGGAGGTCCTGGGGGACGAGCAGTGGTTACGCCGTATCGAGGCGGTAACCGACGCGACGCTGTCCCGACTCGATGTCGCCGACCTCTTCGACGAGCTGCTCGACCGGGTGCGTGACCTGTTGCGGGTCGACACGGCCGCGATCCTCCTGCTCGACGTCCGCGCCCAGCAGCTGGTGGCCACCGCCGCCCGGGGGCTGGAGGAGGAGGTCCGGCAGGGTTTCCGGGTGTCCGTCGGCCGCGGGTTCGCCGGCCAGGTCGCGTTCACCCGCCAGCCGGTCATCCTCCAGACCGTGACCAACGACAACGTCGTCAACCCGGTGCTCATCCAGACCGGGGTGCGGTCCCTCCTGGGCGTGCCGATCATGGCCCGGGGCGAGCTCGTCGGCGTGCTGCACGTGGGCACCCTGTCCCCGCGACAGTTCACCTTCGACGACGTCCGCCTGCTCGAACTGGTCGCCGACCGGGTCAGCCTGGCCAGCAGCGCCCGGGCCAACACCCTGGACCAGACCGCGGCCCTGGCCCTGCAACGGAGCCTCATCCCCGCCGAACTGCCCCGTCTGCCCGACCTGGAACTGGCCGGCCGGTACATCCCGGGCCACGCCTCCGGCGTGGGCGGCGACTGGTACGACGTCTTCACCCTGCCGTCGGGCTGGCTGGGCGTGGTCGTCGGCGACGTCTCCGGGCACGGGCTTCAGTCCGCCGTCGTGATGGGCCGGGTCCGCAGCGCGCTGCGCGCCTACTCGCTGGTCTCCGAAGACCCGGCGGAGGTGCTCACCCTGCTCGACCGCAAGGTGGTCCACTTCGAGGCCGGCAGCCTGACCACCGCGCTGTACGCGATGATCTCCCCCGACCGGGAGACCCTGCGCGTCTCCGTGGCCGGCCACCCGCGCCCGGTGCTGGCCGCGCCCGGCCGCCCGAACACCGTGCTCGACGCGCACATCGATCCGCCGCTCGGCGCGGGCCGGAACCGGGAGCGGCGCAGCACGACGGCCGACTTCCCGCCCGGCTCGGTCCTGGTCGCCTACACCGACGGGCTGGTCGAGCGCCGTGGTGAGCTGTTCGACGCCGGCGTGGCCCGGTTGACCGCGGCCGTCCCGCTGGCTCCCGTCGACACGGTGGCCGCCACCGTTATGGCCACGCTGGACACCGAGCACCCCACCGACGACATCGCCCTGCTGGCCGTCCGCCGGTTGCCCCGGTAGCCCCGCGTCAGCCCGGCGGCCAGTTCCGCAGCAGGGCGTCGAGCGCGTCGAGGGTGCGCGACCAGGTGGCGTCGGTCGTCCGTGGCGTGTGGCGGAAACCGCCGGCCCGCTCCAGCGACACGTAACCGTGGAAGGTGCTGTGCAGCAGGCGTACGGCGTCGGTCTGGTCGGGTTCGGCCAGCCGGTAACCGCGCAGGATCGCGCGGGTCATGTCGGCGTGCCGCCGTGCCGCGCTCGCCTCGGCGGTTTCCCGGTCGAGTTGCAGCTGCGCTGCGGCGTACCGGCCGGGGTGCTGGAGGGCGTAGTCGCGGTAGGCGTCGGCGAAGGCGACCAGCGCGTCCTTGCCCGCTCGCCCGGCGAGCGCGTCGGCGGCCCGGTCGGCCATCTCCGCCAGGGCCAGCATCGCCACCCGGACCCGCAGCTCCTGGGCGTTCCTGAGGTGGAAGTACAAGCTCGCGTCCTTCACCCCGAATCGGCGGGCGAGCGCCGAGACGGTGACGTTCTCGAAGCCGACCTCGTCGGCCATCTCCGCCGCCGCCAGGGTCAGGCGCTCGACCGTCAGCCCCGTACGGGCCATGTGTCCCACCCCACGTCTAGATTCTCTAGTCTTCTACCTAGGAGGTCTAGACTAGCGCCTATGACACCCCTGTCCGAGCCCGCCATCCGGGCCTCCTTCGTCAATTGCACCAAGGGCGAGGCGAAGCGCCTGGCCCTGCCCCGGGATCTTGCCGAGCGCCCCTGGGCTGACCTCGACTTCCTGGGCTGGCGCGATCCCGCCGCGACGGAGCGGGCCTACCTGGTCGCCGAGTCCGGTGCCGGGCTGCTCGGCGTCGCCCTGCGGGTGGCGTCGCAGGCCGGGCAGGGCCGGCGCAGCATGTGCTCGCTCTGCCTGACCACGCACACCGGGGACGGCGTCTCGCTGATGACCGCCCGCAAGGCCGGCCCGGCCGGCCGGGCCGGAAACTCGGTCGGCAGCTACCTCTGCACCGACCTGGCCTGCTCCCTCTACCTGCGAGGGAAGAAGAACGCCGGCCGGCGCCTCGACGAGTCCCTCACGCTGGCCGAGAAGATCGACCGGACCACGGCCAACCTGGCCGCCTTCCTCCAGCGGGTCGTCGAATAGGTGGGCATTCCTCCCCGGCGCGGCTGCCGGGACCCCTATGTAGAGTTGCGATATAGTCTCGCCCATGCGGTTGACGATCCCGGTGGCCAAGGTGCTCTCCGCGCTTCTCGCCGACCCCGAAGCCCCGCGCTACGGGCTCGACCTGATGAAGCTCACCGGCCT is part of the Micromonospora halotolerans genome and encodes:
- a CDS encoding HAD family hydrolase, with product MPSKPVTTVLFDFAWTLFARDPNRWVGSAAALIGREVAAGEAERIASDFAELLRTTATDPAHIARDLDPQVWDRAILAVLQQIRGVDLPFARALHETRAEALAPYADTASTLAALSARGIRLGVVSNVGWDIRICFARHGLDRYIDAFVLSYEVGFVKPDVRIWRTAVEALAAQPDRTLMVGDHPGCDGGSVAVGIPALVLPMVSSPAQLRGFDQVLALAGI
- a CDS encoding GNAT family N-acetyltransferase yields the protein MIDTRALGEGDWKMWRELRLAALAEAGYAFGSQLADWQGDGDREERWRGRLAIPGSYNILAMLDGQPVGMASGVPTDHDGVVELISMYVAPVGRGQGVGDHLVRAVEQWARLVGARTLRLAVVEGNKNAWTLYQRNGFRDTGELGDLMPDGVRREHVMTKSLVG
- a CDS encoding tyrosine-type recombinase/integrase, coding for MRTTTWRKSINRCWFDPKIWRSAVTAAGIVPSRSTGMHALRHFYASALLDAGESIKALASYLGHSDPGFTLWVYTHLMPASEERTRNAIDRLFRPRVLDGPETA
- a CDS encoding GNAT family N-acetyltransferase, whose protein sequence is MSLPAPTLHTTRLRLRPFDDADADDLFALHSSPYVLRYWDSPPWSERVRAERFIAACRQMAEGGTGARLAVDRDSDGAFLGWCGLSRWNPDYRSASLGYCFDDAAWGHGYATEAARALLGWAFDTLDLNRVQAETDTRNAASARVLEKLGFVREGTLREDCVVNGEVSDSWVYGLIRREWRPPS
- a CDS encoding MFS transporter; the encoded protein is MTGYRQVLTVPGMAALLGVSLLARVAITADVMALTLYVVLGLDLSYAAAGGVAAALTAGVALGGPLLGRMIDRRGARVVLLTTVVLQVVFWLSVPLLPYGILVGAAFAAGLLMVPAQLVTRQSIAAMTTAGLRRAAFALESVQGELSYVVGPPIVIFLAAQVSPGVVAWGVGAAIAAGGAGLALLDPPLRADDEADAGTLDRPRRREWLDPRLIAVLVMAFGATMVLSGTDLAIVATLEHAGQVPWAAVVVATYGVASIAGGLAYGVFPRPLPTWLLLGLLGLATVPAGLAHTWPWLCVAGAAAGLLAAPTLSAVAHAVSRLAPAGVRGEATGLQSSALSAGFALGSPVAGVAISASVPAGGFAAAGLAGVAAALTGYLLSRRSPARPPARAPQGLPAPAQDGGRHSRLISP
- a CDS encoding LysR family transcriptional regulator; protein product: MARDLETALLRSFVTAVRAGSISRAATALGHTQPALSQQLRKLERVVGRPLLNRSPAGVSPTRAGEELLPYAERILSLSAQALTETGRALTGHCVVGLLEDLAASQLPQALADLARLHPGATLEVLSISSAAMREAYDAGRVQLVLDALPDLPGPPRWTVRRPLVWAIGQGVDVAADPLPVVLFSNPCSWRTSVLETLQRTDRRWRVTFESNSLLGVLAAVRAGLGVAALMPANLEPVMACHDAAALPALPDVEFGLARHPRNEGDPLVDAVETALRRTI
- a CDS encoding PP2C family protein-serine/threonine phosphatase; this translates as MVRAEVLGDEQWLRRIEAVTDATLSRLDVADLFDELLDRVRDLLRVDTAAILLLDVRAQQLVATAARGLEEEVRQGFRVSVGRGFAGQVAFTRQPVILQTVTNDNVVNPVLIQTGVRSLLGVPIMARGELVGVLHVGTLSPRQFTFDDVRLLELVADRVSLASSARANTLDQTAALALQRSLIPAELPRLPDLELAGRYIPGHASGVGGDWYDVFTLPSGWLGVVVGDVSGHGLQSAVVMGRVRSALRAYSLVSEDPAEVLTLLDRKVVHFEAGSLTTALYAMISPDRETLRVSVAGHPRPVLAAPGRPNTVLDAHIDPPLGAGRNRERRSTTADFPPGSVLVAYTDGLVERRGELFDAGVARLTAAVPLAPVDTVAATVMATLDTEHPTDDIALLAVRRLPR
- a CDS encoding TetR/AcrR family transcriptional regulator produces the protein MARTGLTVERLTLAAAEMADEVGFENVTVSALARRFGVKDASLYFHLRNAQELRVRVAMLALAEMADRAADALAGRAGKDALVAFADAYRDYALQHPGRYAAAQLQLDRETAEASAARRHADMTRAILRGYRLAEPDQTDAVRLLHSTFHGYVSLERAGGFRHTPRTTDATWSRTLDALDALLRNWPPG
- a CDS encoding FBP domain-containing protein: MTPLSEPAIRASFVNCTKGEAKRLALPRDLAERPWADLDFLGWRDPAATERAYLVAESGAGLLGVALRVASQAGQGRRSMCSLCLTTHTGDGVSLMTARKAGPAGRAGNSVGSYLCTDLACSLYLRGKKNAGRRLDESLTLAEKIDRTTANLAAFLQRVVE